The Caldicellulosiruptor changbaiensis genome has a segment encoding these proteins:
- a CDS encoding S-layer homology domain-containing protein, producing MKVFKKRLLLICVMLVFAIVQIFSAIAFAQDTSSPIFSDLPQNHWAYNAVKFMVERGIITGYPDNTFRPDNPVTRAEFARIMVVALNLPIKVTDTPSFKDVPKDHWAYPYVESAKYYLTGFRTANGDYFKPSDYAVREDMAVALVKAKGLQNENVDMSILNNYIDKDQISPNLMKYIAIAISKGIMVGNPVTNSNQLRFDPQGVLTRAQAAMLLYNVINTKEEKITYDDNNGAQNNQQLGYQKPNVSGYTKGDKVVLVWNRINDTRLKGYAVVISKNNIEPEYPKDGYLTIFNNRDNTYIEISVDSKYNNGDFGVYLKSGEEYYFSVTAIYDNNVYVKGNSIKLRMPVVPNYFEKPYVKYEYKDNKFVLSWQPINDSRLIGYYVVISKKNKEPKYPDNGYLVFINDKNTTQITIDNTIPYKGGDFGEYLRDGEEYYFSVTAQYQDRFVAGNSVKAVYYSNLDIAKLRPKLEAKTIKKFFGIRYITLRWNKIDNDKLLGYKIVISENNSTPDYIKDGLLATITDRNITSINVKAKDKYLINNEYKEIKRGHYYYITIYAIYTDRIVGGNVLKVKIP from the coding sequence ATGAAAGTATTTAAAAAACGTCTATTGCTGATATGTGTGATGTTGGTTTTTGCTATTGTACAAATTTTTTCTGCAATTGCTTTTGCTCAAGACACATCAAGTCCTATTTTTTCAGATTTACCGCAAAATCACTGGGCTTATAATGCTGTAAAGTTTATGGTTGAAAGAGGAATTATTACGGGCTATCCAGACAATACTTTCAGACCTGACAATCCTGTGACTCGTGCGGAATTTGCAAGAATAATGGTGGTAGCACTAAATCTACCAATAAAAGTAACAGATACGCCATCCTTTAAAGATGTCCCTAAGGACCATTGGGCTTATCCATATGTTGAAAGTGCAAAATACTATTTGACAGGATTTAGAACTGCAAATGGTGACTACTTTAAACCTTCTGATTATGCAGTGAGAGAAGATATGGCAGTTGCGCTTGTTAAGGCAAAAGGTTTACAAAATGAGAATGTAGATATGAGCATATTAAATAATTACATTGACAAAGACCAAATATCGCCTAATTTAATGAAATATATTGCAATAGCAATTTCAAAAGGCATTATGGTAGGTAACCCAGTTACCAATTCTAATCAGTTAAGGTTTGACCCACAAGGTGTTCTTACACGTGCCCAAGCAGCTATGCTTCTTTATAATGTTATTAATACCAAAGAGGAAAAGATAACTTATGACGATAACAATGGAGCTCAAAATAATCAGCAGCTCGGTTATCAAAAACCCAATGTGAGTGGATACACAAAAGGCGATAAAGTAGTTTTGGTTTGGAATAGGATAAACGACACAAGATTGAAAGGATATGCAGTTGTTATTTCCAAGAACAATATTGAACCTGAGTATCCTAAGGATGGCTATCTCACTATATTCAATAACAGAGATAATACTTACATTGAAATAAGCGTGGACTCAAAATATAATAATGGTGATTTTGGAGTTTACTTAAAAAGTGGAGAAGAGTATTATTTTAGTGTGACTGCTATTTATGACAACAATGTGTATGTAAAAGGCAATTCGATAAAACTGAGAATGCCAGTAGTACCTAATTATTTTGAAAAACCCTATGTGAAGTATGAGTATAAAGATAATAAATTTGTCCTGAGCTGGCAACCAATAAATGATTCAAGGTTAATTGGATACTATGTAGTAATTTCTAAGAAAAATAAGGAACCAAAATATCCTGATAATGGCTATCTTGTTTTTATTAATGATAAGAATACGACCCAAATAACAATTGACAATACTATACCTTATAAGGGAGGAGACTTTGGTGAGTATTTAAGAGATGGTGAGGAGTATTATTTTAGCGTGACTGCCCAGTATCAAGACAGATTTGTTGCGGGCAATAGTGTAAAAGCAGTTTATTACTCAAACTTAGACATAGCAAAGCTAAGGCCAAAACTTGAAGCGAAGACCATAAAAAAATTTTTTGGTATAAGATATATAACTCTAAGATGGAACAAAATAGATAATGATAAATTGTTAGGATATAAAATAGTTATCTCAGAAAACAATTCAACGCCTGACTATATAAAAGATGGTTTGCTGGCAACAATAACTGATAGAAATATTACCTCAATAAATGTAAAAGCAAAGGATAAGTATTTAATAAACAATGAATATAAGGAGATAAAGAGAGGGCATTACTACTATATAACAATTTATGCAATTTATACTGATAGAATAGTTGGAGGTAATGTCTTAAAAGTTAAAATTCCATAA
- a CDS encoding GAF domain-containing protein, translating into MIELYDQISKLRNILEKLSSYVLYVSTEKNIEDILLQTIDICLELTTSDGATIYLKEMIENEEKLVIKATKNQSVNFEFYLGYSLPINSISLAGYVASNRKPVVINNTLSLPENHEYRQFKFFDRSLHYITINTITVPIFDYTNSVIGVLQVVNKKAKPQLKLEENNAHLFTIDYTDNDARIILAISALLGIILDRIWLYQKNDQLITNTQKMLSNIFDSVKKSILTLNDIMLTGQQKFIEYLQAEKRKKVLEFKEGLELCKKQIELSKVTETIITVCYLSIETSDNKVSNIFYEVLSSEIRIYDIPVMVKENEYVLLLYNVDLIKAKMIAKRIERKMIEKANSQNYNFSFKTKWSFYEIKPSEEKTLEEICEGLKSTGAEL; encoded by the coding sequence ATGATTGAACTTTATGATCAAATTTCAAAACTCCGAAATATTCTTGAGAAATTAAGCTCCTATGTATTATATGTTTCAACTGAAAAAAATATAGAGGATATTCTCCTTCAAACCATTGATATATGTTTAGAACTTACAACAAGTGATGGTGCCACAATTTATCTTAAAGAAATGATAGAAAACGAGGAAAAACTTGTAATCAAAGCTACAAAAAATCAATCAGTCAATTTTGAGTTCTACTTGGGATACTCACTGCCCATAAATTCTATTAGTTTAGCAGGATATGTTGCTTCTAACCGCAAACCTGTGGTTATAAATAACACTTTATCTTTACCTGAAAATCATGAATATAGGCAATTCAAATTTTTTGACAGGAGTTTGCATTATATTACAATTAACACTATAACAGTACCAATTTTTGATTACACAAACAGTGTTATAGGAGTTTTGCAAGTTGTTAATAAGAAGGCAAAACCTCAATTAAAACTTGAAGAAAATAATGCTCATCTATTTACTATTGACTATACTGATAACGATGCAAGAATAATATTAGCAATCTCGGCACTTTTAGGAATCATTTTAGACAGAATTTGGCTTTATCAAAAAAATGATCAACTGATAACAAATACTCAAAAGATGCTAAGTAATATTTTCGACTCGGTAAAAAAATCAATTTTGACTTTAAATGATATAATGCTGACAGGTCAGCAAAAGTTCATAGAGTATCTTCAAGCTGAGAAAAGAAAAAAAGTTCTTGAGTTTAAGGAAGGACTTGAACTTTGTAAAAAACAAATTGAACTCTCAAAAGTTACTGAGACAATTATAACTGTATGTTATTTATCAATCGAAACTTCAGATAATAAAGTATCAAATATATTCTATGAAGTACTTTCATCAGAAATAAGAATATATGACATTCCTGTAATGGTAAAAGAAAATGAGTATGTCCTTCTACTTTACAACGTTGACTTGATAAAAGCTAAAATGATTGCCAAAAGGATAGAAAGAAAAATGATTGAAAAGGCAAATTCACAAAACTATAACTTTTCATTCAAAACCAAATGGAGTTTCTATGAAATAAAGCCTTCAGAAGAAAAAACTCTTGAGGAAATATGTGAAGGTTTAAAAAGTACTGGGGCAGAGCTTTAA
- a CDS encoding MBL fold metallo-hydrolase — protein MSKENPLKFLGIGSAFNPNYNNTSAYFELEDNLFLIDCGGGIFNSLLSLKLLEKYLHLNVLITHTHPDHIASLGQLILYCYYQLSKKITLIFPQPEIISNLLDYMGIRNEIYTLKTPQDFVNYLSKLTVISLEQVHVNELPCFGYLIYLNNVTFYYSGDSKSIPLYILTKFLEGEIDFLFQDTCSENHNHHPHLSIKELSEQIPPSKRKQVYCMHIDERFDVNLAKNLGFNIPQEIVAERDAKK, from the coding sequence ATGTCAAAGGAAAACCCTTTAAAATTTCTGGGAATTGGAAGTGCTTTTAATCCTAATTATAACAATACCTCTGCTTACTTTGAATTGGAAGATAATCTTTTTTTAATTGACTGTGGTGGAGGTATATTTAACTCCCTTTTGAGTTTGAAACTACTTGAAAAATATCTACATTTAAATGTTTTAATAACTCATACACACCCTGACCACATTGCAAGTTTAGGTCAATTAATCTTGTATTGTTATTATCAACTAAGCAAGAAAATAACTCTTATCTTTCCTCAACCTGAAATAATATCAAATTTACTTGACTATATGGGTATCAGAAATGAGATATACACTTTGAAAACCCCTCAGGACTTTGTTAACTATCTCAGTAAACTTACGGTAATATCCTTAGAACAAGTTCATGTAAATGAATTGCCTTGTTTTGGATATCTAATTTACTTGAATAATGTAACATTTTATTACAGTGGGGACTCAAAATCAATTCCTCTTTATATCCTAACCAAATTTTTGGAAGGCGAAATAGATTTTTTATTCCAAGATACTTGTTCAGAAAATCATAACCATCATCCCCATCTTTCCATAAAGGAACTTTCAGAACAAATACCACCCTCAAAAAGAAAACAGGTTTATTGTATGCATATTGATGAAAGGTTTGATGTAAATTTAGCTAAAAATTTAGGTTTTAATATACCTCAAGAAATTGTAGCTGAGAGGGATGCAAAAAAATGA
- a CDS encoding sensor domain-containing diguanylate cyclase, translated as MIEYNNPQDLKRLIRKLNKIGITISREKNVDTILEMILNESIDITNSDGGTLYIVKEFEGQKYLVITLAKNYSVDFNYIGYKIPIDNQSIVGYVAQNGIPVTINNIQNIQNSHLQQFKLFDQALHYKTLNLMAIPMIDYQGNVIGVLQIINKKKDKSIKLTEDNIYQNIVDFTKEDEEIILSLASQASLLIERIHLYQRIEKNIANTRYALISLFNSMKQVIANLSEDILIEQEEFKKYASLDDLTGLFTRNEGMIYLEKQIQLSKMNETHFVVCFIDVDGLKQVNDTFGHQIGDELLKSFAQILKESIRSYDIAFRYGGDEFVLILYKATIREANIVLARIQNKIDEFNAKVQKPYKIQISYGFAEYSPTSNLNSEDLIKIADENMYKVKKEKKKSRPSY; from the coding sequence ATGATCGAATATAATAATCCCCAAGATTTAAAAAGACTAATCAGAAAACTCAATAAAATTGGAATTACAATTTCACGGGAGAAAAACGTCGATACCATTTTAGAAATGATCTTAAATGAAAGCATTGACATCACAAATAGTGATGGTGGTACCCTCTATATCGTAAAAGAATTCGAAGGACAAAAATATTTAGTCATCACACTTGCCAAAAACTACTCAGTTGATTTCAATTACATTGGTTATAAAATACCTATAGATAATCAAAGCATTGTCGGATACGTTGCCCAAAATGGCATTCCTGTTACAATTAACAACATTCAAAATATCCAAAATTCTCACCTGCAGCAGTTTAAACTTTTCGACCAAGCTTTACATTATAAAACCCTAAATCTTATGGCAATACCCATGATTGATTATCAAGGCAATGTGATTGGTGTTTTGCAGATAATAAACAAAAAGAAAGACAAGTCCATTAAGCTAACAGAAGACAACATCTACCAAAATATTGTTGACTTTACAAAAGAAGATGAAGAAATTATTTTGTCACTTGCATCTCAAGCGTCTTTATTAATTGAACGAATTCATCTTTACCAAAGGATAGAAAAAAATATTGCAAACACTCGTTATGCTCTAATCAGTTTATTTAATTCTATGAAACAAGTGATTGCAAACTTGAGTGAAGATATTTTAATTGAACAAGAAGAGTTTAAAAAATATGCATCTTTGGACGACCTGACAGGTCTGTTTACGCGAAATGAAGGAATGATTTATTTAGAAAAGCAGATACAACTCTCCAAAATGAATGAAACACACTTTGTTGTTTGCTTTATTGATGTCGATGGATTAAAACAAGTAAACGATACATTTGGCCACCAAATAGGCGATGAACTTTTAAAAAGCTTTGCTCAAATTCTAAAAGAAAGTATCAGAAGTTATGATATAGCATTCAGATATGGCGGAGATGAGTTTGTGTTGATACTTTATAAAGCAACAATAAGAGAAGCTAATATTGTTCTTGCAAGAATCCAAAATAAAATCGACGAGTTTAACGCAAAAGTCCAAAAGCCCTATAAGATTCAAATAAGCTATGGATTTGCTGAATATTCCCCAACTTCCAATTTGAACTCCGAAGACTTGATTAAAATAGCTGATGAGAATATGTATAAGGTCAAGAAAGAAAAGAAAAAAAGTCGACCCTCATATTAA